Proteins encoded by one window of Anopheles maculipalpis chromosome 2RL, idAnoMacuDA_375_x, whole genome shotgun sequence:
- the LOC126568270 gene encoding outer dynein arm-docking complex subunit 4, giving the protein MSNAKTALGILGGEDELLQSFVRVGLKTDNDDDQQQSNVTFSSGAGGGGGGSGAGTGGSGTNGPQTTTIQHQASQGKLDTHLIRQFSDHCSDMSDKNAPRKYRDLFNEPVDVKKRRYFDEVYTDKDRAAAVSIGNFDIKQNLINKRRQERNEALQTEEAEPGAILALGMREIKNGNLDNAVLFISKALEMNNNDQNALVARSRCFLQLGEPGKALQDAETALVIDKNNIRAIYQKAEALYYLGQFEHSLMFFHRGLRLRPELASFRLGVQKTQEAIENTIGNNTKNQPAKKPVKVDKPKTARRNQLSREELEKRASRRLLGDLYIDKEYLENLIKHPDLRKADTNTEGVSEFAKDAINFLNNRQEFWRQQKPCTSLNAKKISGANGMLPRWL; this is encoded by the exons ATGAGCAATGCAAAAACGGCCCTTGGAATATTGGGTGGAGAAGATGAGTTGTTGCAAAGTTTTGTGCGCGTTGGTCTGAAAACGGACAACGACGATGACCAGCAGCAATCGAATGTAACGTTCTCgtctggtgctggtggtggtggcggcggcagTGGTGCTGGTACTGGAGGAAGTGGGACCAATGGGCCACAAACGACCACCATACAACATCAGGCCAGCCAGGGCAAGCTGGATACCCATCTGATACGTCAGTTTTCCGACCATTGTTCCGATATGAGTGACAAAAATGCACCCAGAAAGTATCG AGATTTGTTCAACGAGCCAGTTGACGTGAAGAAACGGCGATACTTTGATGAAGTGTACACCGATAAAGATCGTGCCGCTGCCGTTAGTATAG GAAACTTTGATATCAAGCAAAACCTCATCAACAAACGTCGCCAGGAACGTAACGAAGCGTTACAGACCGAGGAAGCCGAACCGGGTGCCATCTTGGCGTTGGGGATGCGTGAGATCAAGAACGGAAATTTGGACAATGCTGTTCTGTTCATTTCTAAG GCTTTGGAAATGAACAACAACGATCAGAACGCGCTAGTTGCTAGAAGCCGATGTTTCTTGCAGCTTGGCGAACCAGGCAAAGCTTTGCAGGATGCAGAAACGGCTCTCGTAATTGACAAGAACAACATCCGGGCGATCTACCAGAAGGCGGAAGCTCTCTACTACCTTGGACAGTTCGAACACAGCCTGATGTTTTTTCACCGTGGTTTGCGTTTGCGTCCGGAGCTGGCTAGTTTTCGACTTG GTGTTCAAAAAACACAGGAAGCGATTGAGAATACGATCGGCAACAACACCAAGAACCAGCCGGCAAAGAAACCAGTCAAGGTGGACAAACCGAAAACGGCCCGACGCAATCAACTGTCGCGCGAAGAGCTGGAAAAGCGTGCCTCCCGTCGGCTGTTGGGTGATCTATACATTGACAAGGAATATTTGGAAAATCTGATCAAACATCCGGATCTGCGCAAAGCGGACACAAACACGGAAGGTGTCTCGGAGTTCGCTAAGGATGCGATCAACTTCCTAAACAATAGGCAGGAGTTCTGGCGCCAGCAGAAGCCTTGCACGAGCTTGAATGCGAAGAAAATTAGTGGCGCAAATGGTATGCTTCCGCGTTGGTTGTAA